GAGCATATCACCTTTGATAAAGAGTGCCATGGGGTACGACCAGAGGCAGGTGGCTTTTTTGGGTGTGGCTAAGGACTTGGGTGATAGTATTGGTTTTGTGGCTGGGAGTTTGTGTGAGGTTTTGCCCATCTGGGTCATTTTGCTCATTGGGGTGGTGCAGAACTTTGTTGGGTATGGCTTGGTTTGGCTTGTTGTTGCTGGTGTATTGCCTGCTTTGCCTTTTTGGGTGGTGAGTTTAATCAACTTCTCATTTGTTGACTTTTTTCTGTTTGTgtgatttaaatttaatttctcttttggGTCTATGGAAGAGTTcgatttttattattgaatctTGATAAATGCTTGATTTCTCTGtgagtttctctctctctctctctctctctctctctctctctctcatggtgaTCATCGTCAGCAATATTACAGTGATGATGAGTGAATGTGATGTGGTCCGACATGTATGCCAATTGCCAAAACCTTTGtcgttttttgttttagttggAAGATTAATTACCAAAATTAGAACTTTCAGAAACTGATAAAATTAGTCAGTGTTTTGTCAATCCATCAAAATTGTAAGAAGCTTGAAATTCCTCAAGGGAGGAGAGTGGGCAAGTGAAAACGACAATGCCATGCCAGAGAGAAATTGAATCAAATGGGAAAAATAAGGGGCCAAAGTTTGAGGAGACTGGCCTTTCAAATTTGGGTTGCAGAACCATTATTTGTTTCTCTCAGTATATAGCTTCTGATTGATCATTATGCTGGATATGTTTAGACTGTAGACTGAAGGGGGTGTCAAGTAGATTGCTTGCTGACTCTTTTAGTAGACACCTGATATGGGTATAAGATCCTTGTGAAAAGCCAGCTATTTGTTTTTACTTGCTGAAAATAACTACAGAATTAAAACACTTGAGTGAAGTTTGAACATGATGTTTTGGTTCAATATCAGAAGAAGTCCGCTGTTTAGTATAAGGATGTGATTCGTCAGTTTTCTTAATTTGCGAGTAAAGATGTCCAAAAGAAAGTATGGATGTGTTGAATGATTAGGGGTTTCTTCGCCTTAAGTGATTCTCTGCCTGAAGCTAGATCCCTTATTGTTCCTCTCTGGTGTTTTTGAATGTTAACTTCATCCTGAAAAGCATTTGACGATAGCCGGTGTacatctctctttttccttttttcttttttaaaccaATTTAAAGAATATGGATAAAAATCTCCTTTTTTAAGGCAATTATACAACTTTTTTCAGTAGCAATTTCTTGTAGATGTTACAAACCAAGTTGTTGAAGTTTGCCTATCACACAAATTAACTGTAGGAACTGCTATTTATGAGATACATATATGTTTTCACTTGCAACATGGATAGGTATCAaagatacacacacacacacacacacacaagcatGCTTGACAGACATGAAGATGCATTTCAGAGTCCATGTTGGAGAAATGGTCATATAACTCCTAGATCTGAATTGAAGTGGCATAAGTGTATAGAGGTTCGTGTACATTGATCATGGTATTACTCCCTTTAGCTTACTACAAGAGAATGGCAATTATTTCTTTACATGTAACTTATCCTGCTGCGAAGCATGTACTTTGGATTTGATTAGTTAACTCACTTACTTAGAAAGAACTGAAAGATTTCTTAAACTATGTTGTGCTGGCAAAAATGTTAACCATTTTTTAGTTTGCAGTTGTGCCTTGCATTATTTGTGGGAACAAACGGTGAGACCTACTTCAACACAGCTGCTCTAGTTTCATGTGTGCAAAACTTCCCCAAAAGCCGGGGTCCTGTTGTGGGGATATTGAAGGGATTTGCTGGATTGAGTAGTGCAATTTTGACTCAGATTTATCTTATGATCAATTTTCCGAATGAATCATCACTCATTTTCATGGTTGCAGTTGAACCAACAATTGTTATTATTGCTCTGATGTTCATTGTTAGACCTGTGGGAGGTCACAAACAAGTTAAACCATCTGATAATTCAAGCTTTTTCTTTACCTACAGTGTTTGCCTCATTCTGGCAATTTATCTGCTGGCAGTGTTGGTGATTGAGGATCTGGTTGACGTGAGTCAAGCTATAATCACTTTATTTGCAGTTATTTTAATTCTTCTCATACTGCTTCCAGTTATAATTCCCATTCGATTGGTATTCTTCTCGGGACCAAGGCCTCCAGCTGAGGAGAGCCTTCTCTCTGAAGCACAGAAACAAGAACTAAGTAAATCTGAGCAGGATGTGAATGGGATTATTCTCAGTGAGGTTGAAGATGAGAAGCCTCCAGAAGTAGACTCCCTTCCGGCATCAGAAAGGCAAAAACGAATTGCTCATTTGCAAGCTAAACTGTTCCAAGCTGCTGCTGAAGGAGCTGTGAGAAGGCGAAAAGGCCCTCGTAGAGGAGAGGATTTCACCTTAACGCAGGCATTAAGAAAAGCAGATTTTTGGCTGATCTTCTTCTCCCTCGTTCTGGCTTCTGGATCCGGTTTGACAGTTATTGATAACTTGGGTCAGATTTGTGAATCACTGGGATATAATGTTACAACTATATATGTATCCTATATCAGTGTTTGGAACTTTCTTGGCCGTGTTGGTGGCGGCTACTTCTCTGAGCTTGTAATAAGGTACActctaattatttaatttaaaagtaCAACATTAGTATTTTCCTTCAGTCATTATAAGCACATCATTTCCTGATCCTGATCCTGTTttgtaaattgttattttattttaccagaAAATATGCCTACCCAAGACCAGTGACAATGGCTGTTGGTCAGGTTATCATGGCAATTGGACTTTTCTACGCTAATATGGGATGGCCTGGAGAAATTTATGTTCTCACTGTGTTGATAGGGCTTGGGTATGGTGCTCACTGGGCAATTGTGCCAGCTTCAGCTTCTGAGCTATTTGGCCTGAAGAGTTTTGGGGCCTTGTATAATTTTCTTACACTTGCTAATCCAGTAGGTTCTCTGATTTTCTCTGGTGTCATTGCTAGTGGTATATATGACTATTATGCAGAGCTGCAAGCTGGCCTCTCACATCAAAATTCTGAAGCCATGCTTGCAATTCCTCTTCGTGATGATGACGTCACTTGTTTGGGAACCATATGCTATTCCATCACATTTGGGATCCTGTCTGGACTTTGCCTTGTGGCAACAGGCTTGAGTTTGATTGTTGTTTATCGGACTAAGAAGGTTTATGCCAACCTCTATGGAAATTCTCGCGGTTGAGTTACAAGCAGTGGTGGAGCCAGGAATCTTGAGTTGGGGGCCGAACTATATATTCTGTCAagataaactcaaataaaaaatacactcccctaaaaaatccacataatatatatatgtgtgtaaatataaaatataaaaattgtttgCAAAACTTCATCCATGCTTGACAAATTAATATCATAATGTTATAATTGAAGTATcatatgagtttttttatttcttgataaaatcttgAGAATAGGAAATTTCTACCAAATTGCATATATTATCAAAGTTGAATGATTTGAACGTATTAATTGGAATTGAAATTGAGctaaaaattagggtttttacaCTTCCACTATTTACTCACAAAATTTACTACCTAACTATTTCATTCTATTGCAATTGTATATCAACTCTAAACtctcttttttaagaaaaaattaccaaattattTGGTCAATGCTTTCTTTTGGGGAGCCAActcctattttttttcatataacctttatatatatttataaaatatacttaaattgtaaaaaaaattaaaaattttggaggaGCCAAGGCCCCCCAAGGATAcatgtggctccgccactggcTACAAGTTACTGAAGAGTGAAGACCTACTATTAGCATATGGTTGCCAAGAATTATTCACTCTTACTTTAAGGCTGAGGATCTTGTGGAGGAGAAAGTGCAATGATACAAACATTTTTAGCTGCACATAGTGCATAAAGTGAGAACCAGCAACCAAGCACAAATCTACTATCAAATTCTGTCAGTTATTATGGAAAGCAAGACCTATAAGGTTTTCTGGTTGGAACCTTTGCTTGGTTTGGCATGTAGTCTGCAGGATGATTTCCTGCTTACCATCtgttttttctatcttttgaaaatggatttttttttttttaatatgaatgagagaattattaaagaaagaaacaaatcaaGAATCATTTCACAGAAGGCACAATAGACTAGTTACACACAAGCAACTAAGCTGAATCAATTATTTCTCAATTCCAACGCAACATTTTGTTTAAAACCAAGCTCTTAACTCCCTTGTGACACTCAATATAAGGCCTAATGTCTAGTTTCAAACACTGCAACATTGCTGCTTCAGATTTACATTGTCGTAGTGAATTTTTGCACATTTTTATATCTACATGCGATGCATTGTTGCAAACTTGCAATCAAGTCTGATTTCAATATCAGGGCCTTGAAACTTCTCCCCTTCAAATCTCTTGTTAAAATGTcactaagaaaacaaaaatatgtgaAAGGTGAGAAAGTGGAATCAACATAATTATCATGGTTTGATTTGATGGCCTACGTTCATGGCAGAAAGTCTTAAACAACTACATTTTTGCTATCGTGGTTCAGTTTGATAGCCTACATTTTCCCTTAACATTATAAGTATATATAAGAATACATTAGATTTAGTATGGTAACCTTAAAACCACGGTAGCCTATGGTATTACAAAAAAAGGTAACCCATAGTATTCTATAAAACTATGGTCTACACACTTATGAAAATatcataatatattttacaGACTACACATTTATGATAATACCATAAAATATTCTAACATCCCTTTAAACTCAGGGTAGAGGTTTAAAAGAAAACTTGAATTTGGAAGAACAGTCTTCAATGCAAAGATGTTCTTTAATGGCCATTGAATGATTGGAACCCACCAAGaaatgtcttaaaaaaaaatcacagtcTAAGAGGAAGAAGCCCATCTAGGAGAAGGGAAACTTGTGAGGCCCATGATGCACATGAAAAACTCACAAGAGCACAAGGTCCTTCTATTGGGTCGAGTAAGGACCTATAAAAGTCAAATAGTAAGCAACGCAGGTGGAGGACAAAATTGGTGTGGGTAACTCTAATTGCATGTTAGTttgtaaataagaaaataaaaagatgtaaaataaaaagaaagaaagtataagcaaaaaaaaaatcaacatggTTGCCTAAATTGTGTGTTACAATAAGTATACATTTAagtttattataataattttaaaatcacGGTAGCTCATGGTATTATAAAACAACAATAACTCATGGTATTCTACAAATTTACGATTCACATATTTATGacaatatctatatatattttaattgttacacgtttatgattaaaaatttaataaataaaaaagtctctAATGCCCTTGTGCAAGACCTTATGCCAAGTTGCCAACAACAAATTATATTACCTTCCAAGTATAATGGCATTATATAAGACCAAAACCTTTTGGTGTAAAATGGattatgtttttgttaattCTACTCTATTTTCCCCCATTAtc
The Quercus lobata isolate SW786 chromosome 10, ValleyOak3.0 Primary Assembly, whole genome shotgun sequence DNA segment above includes these coding regions:
- the LOC115962993 gene encoding protein NUCLEAR FUSION DEFECTIVE 4-like isoform X1; translation: MQLQWHEKFKVLINNRWLVFVCAMWVQSCAGVGYLFGSISPLIKSAMGYDQRQVAFLGVAKDLGDSIGFVAGSLCEVLPIWVILLIGVVQNFVGYGLVWLVVAGVLPALPFWVLCLALFVGTNGETYFNTAALVSCVQNFPKSRGPVVGILKGFAGLSSAILTQIYLMINFPNESSLIFMVAVEPTIVIIALMFIVRPVGGHKQVKPSDNSSFFFTYSVCLILAIYLLAVLVIEDLVDVSQAIITLFAVILILLILLPVIIPIRLVFFSGPRPPAEESLLSEAQKQELSKSEQDVNGIILSEVEDEKPPEVDSLPASERQKRIAHLQAKLFQAAAEGAVRRRKGPRRGEDFTLTQALRKADFWLIFFSLVLASGSGLTVIDNLGQICESLGYNVTTIYVSYISVWNFLGRVGGGYFSELVIRKYAYPRPVTMAVGQVIMAIGLFYANMGWPGEIYVLTVLIGLGYGAHWAIVPASASELFGLKSFGALYNFLTLANPVGSLIFSGVIASGIYDYYAELQAGLSHQNSEAMLAIPLRDDDVTCLGTICYSITFGILSGLCLVATGLSLIVVYRTKKVYANLYGNSRG
- the LOC115962993 gene encoding protein NUCLEAR FUSION DEFECTIVE 4-like isoform X2; translated protein: MAWFGLLLLVYCLLCLFGCLQLCLALFVGTNGETYFNTAALVSCVQNFPKSRGPVVGILKGFAGLSSAILTQIYLMINFPNESSLIFMVAVEPTIVIIALMFIVRPVGGHKQVKPSDNSSFFFTYSVCLILAIYLLAVLVIEDLVDVSQAIITLFAVILILLILLPVIIPIRLVFFSGPRPPAEESLLSEAQKQELSKSEQDVNGIILSEVEDEKPPEVDSLPASERQKRIAHLQAKLFQAAAEGAVRRRKGPRRGEDFTLTQALRKADFWLIFFSLVLASGSGLTVIDNLGQICESLGYNVTTIYVSYISVWNFLGRVGGGYFSELVIRKYAYPRPVTMAVGQVIMAIGLFYANMGWPGEIYVLTVLIGLGYGAHWAIVPASASELFGLKSFGALYNFLTLANPVGSLIFSGVIASGIYDYYAELQAGLSHQNSEAMLAIPLRDDDVTCLGTICYSITFGILSGLCLVATGLSLIVVYRTKKVYANLYGNSRG